TGACGAGTCCCAGAGGGATTGGAGGCCGTCAGTTGCCGAATCCGAAGAACTCTGTGCCTCGCTTGGAAAATATCTCGACTATGTGTATATCTTCAATACTCCCGAGACAGAACGCCTGAATACCTACTGTCCCTCCTGCGGAAAGGTTGTCATAAAGAGGAAGTTCAACGGCCCGATGGGAGCAAAGGTGATCAGCTACAGGGATGGAGGAATATGCGAATGCGGGAGGAGTGCAGGAATTAAAGGAGAGATCAGGGCCGAGGGATTTGTTGAACCGAGGCACATGGGAGGATACAGGTCGATAAAAGCCCTCGATGCAATAGAAACCCACCTCGCCGTACTCGGTGTCACCGACAGTTCGAAGGTAATCGACGTCTGGATCGACACGGTAGAGAGCGGTTATCTCAGGGGTCTTCACAAGAAAAAATCCACTGCGGAAGGATTTTTCGACGACCTTCACCATTTCGCCTCTCTCGCCGGGGCCGAAGATAGTTACATGGCTATGTACGAAAAATATCACCCGGTTGTCGAGAATATATCGGAAAGAGCAGAAGGTGCGGAAAAACCTCCTGTATACTCGATAATGGCAAAACCGGTTCTTCCGCTCTTTGTGGATAAGATGGACATCGATCTGATACGTATCGCAGGAGGCCACCCTATAAACCTCGATCTCGGGCTGGACGATAAATCGAAGGAGATGGAGATCGATCCCGCGGTTGTTAACTCGTTCAGGCCTGAGTTCGTGTTTGTCAGCGGTAAAAGGGGAGATGACGAAGGTTTCTCGACCGAAGAGTGGAGGAAAGCCGGATTTGATATCCCCGCGGTTGAGAAAGGCAATGTATTCAGGTTCATATACCCTGACTCGGACAGCACCTTCAGCTGGTTGATTACTCTTATGGACATCGCAAACAGGCTTCACCCGGAGATCTTCTCGTTCGATCTTGATTATGAGAAGGAACGGCTCGGGATCTAAGTCCCGGCGCCGACTGTCCTCACTTTAAAAGTTTGGGCCGGTTTCGTTCATGAGCATGACCTCTGCACCTTCAAGCCTGTTATCTGAAAATACAACCGACGTTTCCGAAGACGAGCAGGATACGTTACCGTAGTAATCCGAGCATTTCATATCTGAAATATAAACCGCAAATGCCGGGAAGTCTCCCTGGAGGATTATGCTCTTAAGCGGGAGAAGCTGTTCTCCCTCCTGGAGGTAAATACCGTCATCTGCCCTGTACGTATATTCAAGATTCCCGTACATATTGTCCGAATAAACCGACAGGATACTGTCTTCGTAGCCCAGAAACGTCAGGTTGATCATGTCCACACCCCTGAGAAATTCTTCAGGATCTAAAGGATATCTGGTCGCGTAATCCGGGACTTCAGGTTTCGTCCGGTAAACTGTGACCGAAAACTTTCCGCCGGGCTTATCTTTGTTCTCATGGTATGATGTCGAATAAGTATCCCATCTGTCTTCCTTTTGTATGAAGTAGTCCAGACTGAATGACTTGATCTCTCCGTCCGCTGCCCTGTGCAGCCGGAAGTTGAAGAGTACTGCAGGATAGCCGGTTGTATCCGTTTTGTTCCGGATCATGTGCCAGCAATCTTCGAGATCGTTATCAGTTCCTGTCAGGTAAAAACTATTTTCAGTTTCAAATGAATTGCCGGAAAAAAGGAAATTCCATGAATATATCCACACTATGCTTACCCCTGCGGTAATGATTATGATCAGGACTAGCACTAAGATCAGTTTTGAGTTGTCTGAAAGATTAATTAGAGTTCCCCCGTTTATCTATGGTTATTCTGTAAAATTTTGTCTGCTTAAAACCCGAAAAGACTTTTCCCCGTTGATGTAAAAGAATCTTAACATTTAATCGTGATGAAGGATATAATGATCAAATATGAAATCATCTGACAGTCTTGTAGCCACAGGAGTTGTTATTGCGATAGTATTAGTGGTGATTTTTTCAATATTCCTCTTCTCAGGGCAGGTTTTCAGTACACAGAAACTTATTGAAGAGAAGACAGGCAGCGGGACTGATGCGGAAGTTATCGAAGGAAACACACCTGC
The window above is part of the Methanolacinia paynteri genome. Proteins encoded here:
- a CDS encoding radical SAM protein: MKNSQIFETAKTEGIENPPEGNPVRCNICEKRCTIAGGSTGICRMYTASDGVLKEKYPGMLFATYPVSIENIPILHFMPNGKLMLVSTIGCNFSCPGCVSEMIIKNTDSVARMMKKTLPWEVVEAAKSEECSGIVFCLNEPSVSYYTFLDLIRTAKENGLAAGCSTNGYMTEEAVLGAAKHLDFVNIGLKGSSPERYRECGAGSPDPIFRNIRLLHENDVHVEVSIMHLLGREDEVLRAAKMIGDVSREIPLQIMPFMPHDESQRDWRPSVAESEELCASLGKYLDYVYIFNTPETERLNTYCPSCGKVVIKRKFNGPMGAKVISYRDGGICECGRSAGIKGEIRAEGFVEPRHMGGYRSIKALDAIETHLAVLGVTDSSKVIDVWIDTVESGYLRGLHKKKSTAEGFFDDLHHFASLAGAEDSYMAMYEKYHPVVENISERAEGAEKPPVYSIMAKPVLPLFVDKMDIDLIRIAGGHPINLDLGLDDKSKEMEIDPAVVNSFRPEFVFVSGKRGDDEGFSTEEWRKAGFDIPAVEKGNVFRFIYPDSDSTFSWLITLMDIANRLHPEIFSFDLDYEKERLGI